The proteins below come from a single Thalassotalea ponticola genomic window:
- a CDS encoding DUF2750 domain-containing protein translates to MVAIDKDSLHLTDAQRYDVFMQHLMAERQAWILTDQHGAVMLTDDGEDLVPFWPTKETAQSWATDEWSHCEPLKLTLDEIQQRWLPGMEEDDLCLIIFPNNNLTGQILYPWQFAEALAKKQAKLERKN, encoded by the coding sequence ATGGTAGCTATAGACAAAGACAGTTTACACTTAACTGACGCACAGCGTTACGATGTATTTATGCAACACTTGATGGCAGAGCGTCAGGCGTGGATTTTAACCGATCAACACGGCGCGGTTATGCTCACCGACGACGGCGAAGATTTGGTTCCGTTTTGGCCGACCAAAGAGACCGCGCAAAGTTGGGCTACAGACGAGTGGTCGCATTGTGAACCGTTAAAATTAACCCTTGACGAAATTCAACAGCGCTGGTTGCCTGGTATGGAGGAAGACGATTTGTGTCTCATTATTTTCCCTAATAACAATTTAACAGGGCAAATATTATACCCGTGGCAATTTGCCGAAGCATTAGCTAAAAAACAAGCAAAATTAGAGCGTAAAAACTAG
- the udp gene encoding uridine phosphorylase — protein MANAVFHLGVTKDDIDDAVLAILPGDPGRVDRIAQHLDEPTFIKSQREYTLYKGQIDGHPVVVCSTGIGGPSTSIAVEELAQIGVRYFLRIGTTGAIQPEINVGDIIVSTGSVRLDGASLHFAPMEFPAVADFHVSHAMYQAANEQDGAVYTGITASSDTFYPGQERYDTYTGRVVKRFVGSCEEWQEMGVLNYEMESATLLTMCASSGLKAGCLAGVIVNRHNSEIPDAETHKLVENRSISAVVRAAQLVLADIS, from the coding sequence ATGGCTAACGCTGTTTTTCATTTAGGGGTAACAAAAGACGATATTGACGATGCGGTCTTGGCTATTTTACCAGGTGACCCGGGCAGGGTGGATCGAATCGCACAACACTTAGATGAACCGACGTTTATCAAATCACAACGAGAATACACCTTGTATAAAGGGCAAATCGATGGTCATCCAGTGGTGGTTTGCTCAACCGGCATTGGTGGTCCATCAACGTCGATTGCCGTTGAAGAGTTGGCACAGATTGGTGTGCGTTATTTTTTGCGCATTGGCACAACAGGTGCCATTCAACCAGAGATTAACGTCGGTGATATTATCGTCAGTACCGGGTCGGTACGACTTGACGGGGCAAGTTTACACTTTGCACCGATGGAGTTTCCCGCTGTCGCTGACTTTCACGTCAGCCATGCGATGTATCAAGCGGCAAATGAGCAAGACGGGGCAGTGTATACAGGTATAACTGCCTCGAGTGATACTTTCTACCCAGGGCAAGAGCGTTATGATACCTATACCGGACGGGTAGTTAAGCGCTTTGTTGGCTCGTGTGAAGAGTGGCAAGAAATGGGCGTGCTTAATTACGAAATGGAATCGGCGACACTGCTCACTATGTGTGCCAGCTCGGGCTTAAAAGCGGGGTGTTTAGCTGGGGTTATTGTCAATCGACACAACAGCGAAATACCCGATGCAGAAACGCATAAATTGGTTGAAAATCGCTCCATTAGCGCAGTGGTCAGAGCCGCGCAACTCGTGCTCGCTGATATCTCGTAA
- the imuA gene encoding translesion DNA synthesis-associated protein ImuA produces the protein MNELIDFLKRKQLVWHANDVHQPKRDILSTGYALLDEKLNGGFPASGVIELLSAIAIGELRLLMPLIADNQSKQCLMLINPPGLINASAWQYAGIDQHRILCVYPQSTQQALWTAEQSLLSGCCSDVLLWCNKAIQVRHIKRLQLAAQEGGSRQFLIRYQKPDDIGLPVDLSLSLEPHPQGVKVAINKRKKGWPVAPFILPLGRRWPWLVSIPESENITMFPNVRDVS, from the coding sequence ATGAATGAATTAATCGACTTTCTTAAACGCAAACAATTGGTTTGGCATGCTAACGACGTTCACCAACCCAAACGAGATATTTTATCGACAGGTTATGCGCTGCTCGATGAAAAGCTCAATGGCGGGTTTCCTGCCTCTGGTGTTATCGAGTTACTCAGTGCAATAGCTATTGGTGAGCTGCGTTTGTTGATGCCATTAATCGCCGACAATCAAAGCAAGCAATGCTTGATGTTAATAAACCCGCCGGGATTAATTAACGCAAGTGCTTGGCAGTACGCAGGCATCGATCAACACCGCATATTGTGTGTTTATCCTCAATCGACTCAACAGGCGTTATGGACTGCCGAGCAAAGCTTGCTCAGTGGTTGTTGCAGTGATGTCTTGTTGTGGTGCAATAAAGCGATTCAGGTTCGCCATATCAAACGGTTGCAATTAGCTGCTCAAGAAGGGGGGAGCCGACAGTTTTTAATTCGCTATCAAAAACCTGATGACATCGGTTTGCCCGTTGACTTAAGTTTATCGCTAGAGCCTCACCCACAAGGGGTAAAAGTGGCCATTAACAAGCGAAAAAAAGGTTGGCCAGTAGCGCCTTTTATCCTTCCTTTAGGACGTCGCTGGCCCTGGCTGGTGTCTATTCCTGAAAGCGAAAATATCACAATGTTTCCCAATGTGAGAGACGTGTCGTAA
- a CDS encoding DUF1294 domain-containing protein, whose translation MNQLLNDAINYHQAPGNSPLLIILAYLLLMSVIAFLAFGLDKYKAKAGHWRISERTLLSLSLVGGWPGSVLAMKTFHHKQRKQSFVRLLILASIANIALLVAVLSLLVAR comes from the coding sequence ATGAACCAACTGCTCAACGACGCAATTAACTATCATCAGGCGCCTGGGAACTCCCCGCTGTTGATTATCCTCGCTTACCTATTACTGATGTCGGTCATCGCTTTTTTGGCTTTTGGCTTGGACAAATACAAAGCCAAGGCCGGACACTGGCGAATTAGCGAGCGCACCTTGCTAAGCCTATCGTTAGTCGGCGGTTGGCCAGGCTCTGTGTTAGCCATGAAAACCTTTCACCACAAGCAGCGCAAGCAAAGCTTTGTGCGTTTGCTGATCTTGGCCTCAATCGCAAATATTGCATTATTGGTGGCGGTTTTATCACTTCTTGTTGCGCGTTAG
- the deoD gene encoding purine-nucleoside phosphorylase: protein MATPHIEAKEGEIADTVLLPGDPLRAKFIAENFIDNPVQFNGVRNMLGFTGTYKGKRVSVMGSGMGIPSASIYATELYKFYNVENIIRIGSCGAVRDDVNVRDVVIGMGASTDSKCNRMRFNGHDFAAIADYGLLKRVVDAAGNLNIDVKVGNIFSADLFYAPDFEFFHTMAKHGILGVEMEAAGLYGAAAEYGKKALCVATVSDHIIRGEELSSADRQTTFKDMMIMTLESLLLE, encoded by the coding sequence ATGGCTACTCCACATATAGAAGCAAAAGAGGGTGAAATTGCGGATACCGTGTTACTTCCCGGCGATCCATTACGAGCAAAATTTATCGCTGAGAACTTCATTGATAATCCGGTACAATTTAATGGCGTACGCAATATGCTTGGTTTTACCGGTACTTATAAAGGCAAACGCGTATCGGTTATGGGATCAGGTATGGGAATTCCTTCGGCTTCCATATATGCCACGGAGCTTTATAAATTTTACAATGTCGAAAACATCATCCGCATAGGTAGCTGTGGTGCGGTTCGCGACGATGTCAATGTGCGCGATGTGGTGATCGGCATGGGCGCAAGTACCGACTCAAAATGTAATCGCATGCGCTTTAATGGCCATGATTTCGCCGCTATTGCCGACTACGGCTTACTAAAGCGCGTGGTTGATGCCGCTGGTAATCTCAACATCGATGTAAAAGTTGGCAATATTTTCAGTGCCGATTTGTTTTATGCGCCAGATTTCGAGTTTTTTCACACCATGGCAAAACACGGTATTCTCGGCGTAGAAATGGAAGCGGCTGGTTTATATGGCGCTGCTGCTGAATACGGTAAAAAAGCTCTTTGTGTGGCAACCGTTAGCGACCACATTATTCGCGGTGAAGAATTGTCGTCAGCAGACCGACAAACAACCTTTAAAGATATGATGATCATGACTCTTGAGTCGTTATTACTTGAGTAA
- the aroG gene encoding 3-deoxy-7-phosphoheptulonate synthase AroG, with translation MLYQTDDVRINQLKELLPPIALLERYRTNEKIARSVFEARQTISRILNNQDDRLLVVIGPCSIHDPTAALEYGSRLNKLRTKYRDSLEIVMRVYFEKPRTTVGWKGLINDPHLDNSFAINEGLRIGRKLLLELNDMGLPTAGEYLDMITPQYMADLMCWGAIGARTTESQVHRELASGLSCPVGFKNGTDGTIKIAIDAIGAASAPHHFLSVTKFGHSAIVETKGNPDCHIILRGGKEPNYTKPHIDNITEQLAKANVLDKVMVDFSHANSSKKFENQMLVCDDVCGQIKDGNQSIFGVMVESHLVEGRQDLVDNKAATYGQSITDACIGWQDTEVLLDKLAKASSARMQK, from the coding sequence ATGCTGTATCAAACCGACGACGTAAGAATTAATCAATTAAAAGAACTCCTTCCACCCATAGCCTTGTTAGAGCGCTATCGCACAAACGAAAAAATTGCGCGCAGTGTGTTTGAAGCACGTCAGACAATAAGCCGCATTCTCAACAACCAAGATGACAGGTTACTGGTGGTTATCGGCCCGTGTTCGATACACGATCCAACCGCTGCTCTTGAATACGGCTCTCGCTTAAATAAGCTGCGCACTAAATATCGCGACAGTTTGGAAATTGTAATGCGTGTGTATTTTGAAAAACCGCGTACCACAGTTGGCTGGAAAGGCCTTATTAATGACCCACATTTAGACAATAGCTTTGCCATAAATGAAGGGCTCAGAATCGGCCGCAAATTGTTATTGGAGCTCAATGATATGGGCTTGCCAACCGCGGGCGAGTATTTGGATATGATCACTCCGCAATACATGGCCGATTTAATGTGTTGGGGGGCCATTGGCGCTCGTACCACCGAATCACAAGTTCATCGCGAATTGGCATCGGGCTTATCGTGTCCAGTGGGTTTCAAAAATGGCACGGATGGCACGATAAAGATAGCCATTGATGCGATTGGGGCGGCGAGTGCACCGCATCACTTTTTATCGGTAACCAAGTTCGGTCATTCTGCGATTGTTGAAACGAAAGGAAACCCCGATTGCCACATTATTTTGCGCGGCGGCAAAGAACCTAACTACACCAAACCGCACATCGATAATATCACCGAGCAATTAGCCAAGGCCAATGTGCTAGACAAAGTGATGGTTGATTTTTCACATGCTAATTCAAGTAAGAAATTTGAAAACCAAATGCTTGTTTGTGATGACGTTTGCGGCCAGATAAAAGACGGGAATCAGTCTATTTTTGGGGTGATGGTAGAGAGTCACCTAGTGGAAGGGCGTCAAGATCTGGTCGATAATAAAGCCGCGACGTATGGTCAAAGTATTACTGATGCGTGTATTGGTTGGCAAGATACCGAAGTGTTATTAGATAAACTGGCAAAAGCGTCGTCGGCGCGAATGCAAAAATAA
- a CDS encoding phosphopentomutase, whose product MARALILVVDGFGLGAAPDAEDFGDVGANTFANLAAEFYQQSGRKLNLPTLSKLGLINAATAAGKQAPAVTGEAPSTGAYGYAAEISSGKDTPSGHWEMMGVPVLFDWGYFTDKTNSFSAELLEQIYQRTGINAILGNCHASGTNIINELGEQHMKTGVPICYTSADSVFQVAAHEETFGLDNLLTYCQQVREVLDEMQLNIGRVIARPFVGSSPDDFQRTGNRRDYSILPPAPTVLDNIVEAGGKVVSVGKIADIFAHQGISEKFKATGLEDLVNTSIEQLKSQPEGSLIFTNLVNFDQDYGHRRDPVGYGKALEYLDSRLNEIGVELKDDDYVFLTADHGCDPTWHGSDHTREYVPVMVYKRNMPSIDLGERDTFADIGATIAELFEVKAPEYGTSFASKLQ is encoded by the coding sequence ATGGCACGAGCATTAATTTTAGTCGTCGATGGTTTTGGTTTAGGGGCAGCACCAGATGCTGAAGACTTTGGTGATGTAGGAGCAAATACATTTGCCAATTTAGCCGCTGAGTTTTATCAACAAAGCGGTCGTAAACTCAACTTGCCGACATTGTCCAAATTAGGGTTAATTAACGCCGCCACTGCCGCAGGTAAACAGGCGCCAGCAGTAACTGGAGAGGCTCCTTCGACTGGCGCATATGGTTATGCGGCTGAAATCAGTTCAGGAAAAGACACCCCCAGTGGTCACTGGGAAATGATGGGCGTACCGGTTTTGTTTGACTGGGGCTATTTTACCGATAAAACCAATTCTTTTTCGGCTGAGTTACTCGAGCAAATTTATCAGCGAACAGGGATCAATGCGATCCTTGGCAACTGTCACGCTTCGGGGACTAATATCATTAACGAGCTTGGCGAACAACACATGAAAACCGGTGTGCCGATATGCTACACCTCGGCAGACAGTGTATTTCAAGTTGCCGCTCACGAAGAGACGTTTGGTTTGGACAATCTGCTCACGTATTGTCAACAAGTCAGAGAAGTTCTTGATGAGATGCAATTAAATATTGGTAGGGTGATCGCTCGCCCTTTTGTTGGTTCGAGTCCTGATGACTTTCAGCGTACGGGCAATCGTCGAGATTATTCGATATTACCGCCGGCACCCACGGTACTGGATAACATTGTGGAAGCGGGTGGCAAGGTAGTTAGCGTCGGTAAAATTGCCGATATTTTTGCCCATCAAGGGATAAGCGAAAAATTCAAGGCAACGGGGTTAGAGGACTTGGTCAATACCAGTATTGAGCAGCTGAAATCTCAACCCGAAGGCAGTTTGATTTTCACCAATTTGGTTAATTTTGACCAAGATTATGGTCATCGCCGCGATCCCGTTGGTTACGGCAAAGCGCTTGAATATTTGGATTCTCGGTTAAATGAGATTGGTGTCGAACTCAAAGATGATGACTACGTGTTTTTAACCGCCGACCACGGTTGTGATCCGACATGGCACGGCAGCGACCACACACGAGAATACGTCCCCGTTATGGTGTACAAGCGCAACATGCCGTCCATTGACTTGGGAGAGCGTGATACTTTTGCCGATATTGGCGCCACCATTGCGGAGCTATTTGAAGTAAAAGCTCCAGAGTACGGCACGTCATTTGCGTCGAAGTTACAGTAA
- a CDS encoding error-prone DNA polymerase: MSYAELFCQSNFSFLTGASHPEELVQKANELNYQALAITDECSVAGVVRAHSEIDRKQLAIELIIGSVFHYRQLTFILLCPDRKAYGELCRIISNARRRSAKGEYQLSDWDIMSIQHCLLIWIPKGEPSVVEDDMSSNSPCTDEQWGQWLTKYHGSRLWIGYTRYLKASDHTYQAHCQRLAKLFKLPITACGGVLMHDPCRLPLQHTLAAIAEGKIISQLGQSLLANAEYALRPLNKLTALFPQAWLDEAVNIAKRCRFKLTSLRYEYPQELVPKGQTAIAYLKSLVKQGAHRRFGQCVPKHIQEIINKELRLIEELDYAYYFITIYDVVRFAKQQQILYQGRGSAANSVVCYCLEITSVDPRQIAVLFERFISKERNEPPDIDVDFEHQRREEVIQYIYQKYGRERTAIAATVITYRLKSAIREVGKALGFNVTQLEFLINNINRRDNQQCWQSQLVELGIDTNATQGRHLVELVEQILGFPRHLSQHVGGFVISNGPLYELVPVENAAMEQRTVIQWDKDDLQSLGLLKVDILALGMLTAISKCFTEIEQHYQQSLSIADITHLADDKQVYHMLQKADTVGVFQIESRAQMSMLPRLKPATYYDLVIQIAIVRPGPIQGNMVHPYLKRRNGQEPVEYPSPEVKEVLERTLGVPIFQEQVIKLAMVAAGFSGGEADQLRRAMARWKKDGKLLPFRQKLVSGMLERGYPQAFAERLFEQIQGFGEYGFPESHSASFAVLAYVSAWLKYYYPAAFYASILNSLPMGFYSASQLVQDAKRHGVEVLPVCVNDSQYEHILVLEQQKYVIRLGFRLIKGLSKQSATALIAHRPVCGYQNIQQIKAVITQPKDLQQLASSNALASILGDRYQSRWAIMNNDDQLLLLSNVGEPKAADYGIKPSAVDSMTEDYQALGLTLDKHPITLLDEAGYLGRFCRMQSLADKAHKSVVTVIGLVSAKQSPGTAAGVTFITLEDDTGNINVVVWAATARAQKQPYLRSKILKVTGILEREGEVTHVIAGKLVDISDCLPKLGNVSREFH, translated from the coding sequence ATGTCTTATGCGGAATTGTTTTGTCAAAGTAATTTTTCCTTTTTAACGGGGGCTTCACACCCAGAGGAGCTGGTGCAAAAGGCGAATGAGTTAAATTATCAAGCCTTGGCGATCACCGATGAATGTTCTGTTGCCGGTGTGGTTAGAGCGCATAGTGAAATTGACCGTAAACAGCTGGCTATCGAGCTGATTATCGGCAGTGTCTTTCACTATCGGCAGTTAACTTTTATTCTGCTTTGCCCTGATCGCAAAGCCTATGGCGAACTGTGCCGTATTATCAGCAATGCACGTCGACGCAGTGCAAAAGGTGAATACCAGCTGTCCGATTGGGATATCATGTCGATACAACACTGCCTGTTGATTTGGATACCTAAAGGGGAGCCGTCGGTGGTCGAAGATGATATGAGTAGCAACAGCCCTTGTACTGACGAGCAATGGGGGCAGTGGTTAACGAAATATCATGGCTCTCGTTTATGGATTGGCTATACCAGATACTTAAAAGCCAGTGATCACACCTATCAAGCTCATTGCCAGCGTTTAGCTAAGTTATTTAAATTGCCGATCACAGCGTGTGGTGGGGTACTGATGCACGATCCTTGTCGCCTGCCTTTACAGCATACATTAGCCGCCATTGCAGAAGGTAAAATCATCAGCCAACTGGGGCAGAGCTTATTGGCAAACGCCGAATATGCATTGCGACCATTGAACAAGCTCACTGCGTTATTTCCTCAAGCGTGGTTAGATGAAGCGGTAAATATTGCCAAGCGGTGTCGCTTTAAATTAACTAGCTTGCGTTACGAATATCCGCAAGAGTTAGTTCCCAAGGGACAAACCGCGATAGCGTATTTAAAATCGTTAGTGAAACAAGGGGCACATAGGCGCTTTGGTCAATGCGTACCTAAACACATTCAAGAGATTATTAATAAAGAACTGAGGCTTATAGAGGAATTGGATTACGCATATTACTTTATTACCATTTACGATGTGGTGCGTTTTGCTAAGCAACAGCAAATCCTCTATCAAGGACGAGGGTCAGCGGCTAATTCGGTTGTTTGTTATTGCCTTGAAATTACCTCTGTTGATCCTCGCCAAATTGCCGTTTTATTTGAGCGCTTTATATCGAAAGAGCGCAACGAACCTCCCGATATAGATGTTGACTTTGAACACCAGCGCCGTGAAGAAGTGATCCAATATATCTATCAAAAGTACGGACGCGAACGAACCGCGATTGCCGCAACGGTGATCACATATCGTTTAAAAAGTGCGATTCGCGAAGTGGGTAAAGCATTGGGCTTTAACGTCACTCAGTTAGAGTTTTTAATTAATAACATTAATCGTCGCGATAATCAGCAATGTTGGCAGTCCCAACTTGTTGAATTAGGCATAGACACAAATGCGACACAAGGGCGTCACTTAGTCGAGTTGGTTGAGCAAATATTAGGTTTTCCACGTCATTTATCGCAACATGTGGGTGGTTTTGTCATTTCTAATGGGCCTTTATATGAGCTAGTACCCGTTGAAAATGCAGCCATGGAGCAGCGCACGGTGATCCAATGGGACAAAGATGATTTACAGTCGTTGGGTTTGTTAAAAGTGGATATTCTGGCATTGGGTATGTTAACTGCGATCAGTAAGTGTTTTACTGAGATTGAACAGCATTATCAACAATCACTATCGATTGCCGATATCACTCATTTAGCAGATGATAAACAGGTCTATCACATGTTGCAAAAAGCCGATACCGTTGGCGTTTTTCAAATAGAATCACGGGCGCAAATGAGTATGTTACCTCGATTAAAGCCAGCAACGTACTACGATTTGGTCATCCAAATAGCGATCGTTCGACCAGGTCCTATTCAGGGTAATATGGTGCACCCTTATTTAAAGCGCCGCAACGGTCAAGAGCCGGTAGAGTATCCGTCGCCAGAAGTGAAAGAAGTATTGGAGCGCACATTAGGAGTGCCTATTTTTCAAGAGCAGGTAATTAAGTTGGCGATGGTTGCCGCTGGCTTTAGTGGTGGCGAGGCCGATCAATTGCGCCGCGCGATGGCGCGTTGGAAAAAAGACGGAAAATTATTGCCATTTAGGCAAAAGCTTGTCTCAGGTATGCTTGAGAGAGGTTATCCTCAAGCATTTGCCGAACGTTTGTTTGAACAGATTCAAGGTTTTGGTGAATACGGCTTTCCAGAAAGTCATTCTGCGTCGTTTGCCGTGCTTGCCTACGTATCTGCCTGGCTAAAATACTACTACCCGGCGGCGTTTTATGCCTCAATTTTAAATAGTTTGCCCATGGGATTTTACAGTGCTTCTCAATTGGTACAAGATGCTAAACGACATGGTGTTGAGGTTCTACCGGTTTGTGTGAATGACTCGCAATATGAGCATATATTGGTACTCGAACAACAAAAATATGTCATCCGTTTAGGGTTTCGTTTGATTAAAGGCTTATCAAAGCAAAGTGCTACCGCGCTTATTGCTCATCGCCCGGTATGCGGTTATCAAAACATACAACAGATCAAGGCCGTTATAACACAGCCAAAAGATCTTCAGCAATTAGCCAGCAGTAACGCCTTGGCGAGTATCCTTGGCGATCGATATCAAAGTCGTTGGGCAATAATGAATAACGACGATCAACTTCTTTTACTGTCAAATGTGGGGGAGCCTAAAGCGGCTGATTATGGTATCAAACCATCGGCTGTAGATTCGATGACAGAAGATTATCAAGCGCTGGGCTTAACACTTGATAAACACCCGATAACCCTGTTGGATGAAGCCGGCTATTTAGGTCGTTTTTGCCGTATGCAGTCCCTTGCCGATAAAGCACATAAATCGGTAGTGACCGTTATTGGATTAGTCAGTGCCAAGCAGTCACCGGGCACCGCAGCAGGGGTTACCTTTATTACGTTAGAAGATGATACGGGTAATATTAATGTGGTGGTTTGGGCGGCAACGGCTCGGGCACAAAAGCAACCTTACTTACGCAGTAAAATACTAAAGGTGACAGGGATTTTAGAGCGAGAAGGCGAGGTAACTCATGTGATTGCGGGTAAATTGGTCGACATAAGCGACTGCTTACCCAAGTTGGGTAATGTGTCACGTGAGTTTCATTAA
- the add gene encoding adenosine deaminase gives MIATDLPLIDLHRHLDGNIRASTIWQLAHQHNIALPCDNFDDFIAHTRINDKANTLVEFLQKLDWGVNVLKTLDDIKLVSYQNIEDLHKAGIDYAELRFSPYYMGMAHNLSTTDVVAAVIDGVQSGLQDFPVKANLIGILSRTFGVEACHIELNAILAHKQHFVAVDLAGDELGKPATLFVEHFNKVAQAGLCATVHAGEADGPSSVWNAINLLSARRIGHGVNSYRDNALMDYLRDNNIFLETCLTSNYQTGTVERLDDHPIHTFIQHGVGVCLNTDDPAVEGIELRDEYALAKNQLGFTDAQLRQLQLNSLKAAFISDSERTELKLMKQK, from the coding sequence ATGATAGCAACTGATTTACCGCTCATTGATCTACATCGACACCTTGACGGCAACATTCGTGCGTCAACCATATGGCAACTCGCGCATCAGCACAATATCGCCCTACCGTGTGACAATTTTGACGACTTTATCGCCCATACGCGGATCAATGATAAAGCCAATACCTTAGTCGAGTTTCTGCAAAAGCTCGACTGGGGAGTAAATGTACTCAAAACGCTAGATGATATAAAACTTGTCTCCTATCAAAATATCGAAGACTTACACAAAGCCGGTATCGACTACGCTGAACTGCGATTTTCGCCCTACTACATGGGCATGGCGCACAACTTATCGACAACTGATGTCGTTGCTGCAGTGATCGATGGCGTACAGAGCGGCTTACAAGATTTTCCGGTGAAAGCTAATTTGATTGGTATATTATCGAGAACATTTGGTGTTGAGGCCTGTCACATCGAACTCAATGCCATTCTCGCTCACAAACAGCACTTTGTCGCCGTTGATCTCGCAGGTGACGAACTCGGTAAGCCCGCCACGTTGTTTGTCGAACACTTCAATAAGGTCGCACAAGCGGGGCTATGTGCCACCGTTCACGCGGGTGAAGCCGATGGGCCAAGTAGTGTTTGGAATGCCATTAATTTACTCAGCGCTCGACGCATCGGTCATGGTGTTAACAGCTATCGCGACAATGCACTTATGGATTATCTTCGCGATAACAACATATTTCTCGAGACGTGTCTGACATCAAATTATCAAACGGGGACGGTTGAACGGCTTGACGATCATCCAATTCACACATTTATTCAACACGGTGTCGGCGTGTGTCTTAACACCGATGACCCTGCAGTTGAAGGCATTGAACTTCGAGATGAATACGCACTTGCCAAAAATCAACTGGGCTTTACTGATGCCCAGCTAAGACAGTTACAACTCAATTCGCTCAAAGCCGCCTTTATAAGTGACAGCGAGCGCACTGAACTCAAACTGATGAAACAAAAGTAA
- a CDS encoding DNA polymerase Y family protein has protein sequence MSHLDNRYPDQQQGRSLWLYLHFPCLQLNTLYQHLDSRPTVIVDEKTHRIVQCNTSAKQQGIDIDMGLASAASLAANVCVYPYQQNIEQQRLQELADSLYLLSADICMHSTNGLLLNVSRMLTLYQNLTHYWQALSTHLDSANVDYYYATAYSVNGAILLAKNQCNIISADQHEIEQELHPLALAHTGLSAKNINHLKRIGIEQVEQLIALPLTDIAKRFDIDLVNYVGRFTGQLHHPITFYQPDEKFFKHLDLWHDISNVMYLEKPLYSIYQSLEQFLYLRQQRCQQLQVTLYFRDHHPPHQTLMINSAHGEYRSSQWLELSLLTLESVTLMAPVVAISVKACEVDKSEFKHSDLFASQQAATGAAQLIAKLQAKLGQDAVFSVSAVSDHRPECGLRYHQPEDIENKLNSTRVEEVAGQSHRPSLLLEQPFALTDNVTLHHGPERIISGWWDEHSICRDYFIARSAHGQWLWVFRTPDNDWFIHGLFS, from the coding sequence ATGTCGCACCTTGATAATCGCTATCCTGATCAACAACAGGGTCGGTCACTATGGCTTTATTTACACTTTCCCTGTTTGCAATTAAATACCTTGTATCAGCATCTCGATTCTCGTCCCACGGTTATTGTCGATGAAAAAACGCATCGCATTGTGCAATGTAATACGAGTGCCAAACAGCAAGGTATCGACATTGATATGGGGCTAGCTAGCGCTGCATCATTAGCAGCTAATGTGTGCGTATATCCATATCAACAAAACATTGAACAACAGCGTTTACAAGAGCTTGCTGATAGCCTGTATTTATTGAGTGCAGATATTTGTATGCACTCAACTAATGGCTTGCTATTGAACGTCAGTCGTATGCTAACCCTGTATCAAAATTTAACTCATTATTGGCAGGCGCTAAGCACACACCTAGACTCTGCTAATGTGGATTATTATTACGCTACTGCTTACTCGGTTAATGGCGCCATACTTTTGGCCAAAAATCAGTGCAATATAATCAGTGCTGATCAGCACGAGATTGAGCAAGAATTGCATCCATTAGCCTTGGCTCATACTGGGCTATCAGCAAAAAACATCAATCACCTCAAGCGCATCGGTATCGAACAGGTAGAGCAATTAATTGCTTTACCGTTAACCGATATCGCCAAGCGTTTTGATATTGATTTAGTCAATTATGTCGGGCGTTTTACTGGCCAATTACACCACCCAATAACGTTTTATCAGCCCGATGAAAAATTTTTTAAGCACTTAGACCTATGGCATGACATCAGTAATGTGATGTATCTAGAAAAGCCTCTTTACAGTATTTATCAGTCGCTAGAGCAGTTTCTTTACCTACGCCAACAACGCTGTCAACAATTACAGGTAACCTTGTACTTTCGCGATCATCACCCCCCACATCAAACCTTGATGATTAATAGCGCACATGGGGAATATCGCTCATCTCAGTGGTTAGAGCTTAGCCTGTTAACACTGGAGTCAGTAACGCTTATGGCGCCTGTAGTGGCAATTTCGGTTAAAGCGTGTGAGGTAGACAAAAGTGAATTTAAACACAGCGATTTATTTGCATCACAGCAAGCGGCGACAGGGGCTGCACAGTTGATCGCCAAATTACAGGCTAAGTTAGGTCAAGATGCTGTCTTTTCAGTGTCAGCGGTTAGCGATCATCGACCTGAGTGTGGCTTGCGTTATCATCAACCAGAAGACATTGAAAATAAGTTAAATAGCACTCGCGTCGAAGAAGTGGCAGGGCAGAGTCACCGTCCAAGTCTCTTACTAGAACAACCGTTCGCGTTAACTGATAACGTTACCTTGCACCACGGCCCTGAACGCATTATTAGCGGTTGGTGGGATGAGCACAGTATATGTCGTGATTATTTTATTGCTCGTTCTGCTCATGGGCAGTGGTTGTGGGTATTTAGAACACCTGACAACGATTGGTTTATACATGGATTGTTTAGTTAA